In a single window of the Stigmatopora nigra isolate UIUO_SnigA chromosome 7, RoL_Snig_1.1, whole genome shotgun sequence genome:
- the LOC144199112 gene encoding uncharacterized protein LOC144199112, which translates to MKLFTSHHLFHILFGGTTWAWLRQFPQLCKLATCAVFRPFGQSFYAGSRLERQRASRWRSSCVPRTLNLEVTGEETARQIKVHVQTLENQVMIPTSRCLCILVLEFYCRVFIQIIILPRG; encoded by the exons ATGAAGCTGTTca caagccaccatcttttccacattctATTTGGTGGGACAAcgtgggcgtggttacgccaaTTTCCCCAGCTGTGTAAATTAGCCACATGTGCAGTGTTTCGCCCCTTTGGACAGTCATTCTATGCTGGCAGTCGGTTAGAACGCCAGCGAG CATCGAGATGGCGCTCTTCCTGTGTGCCCAGAACACTCAACCTTGAGGTTACAGGAGAGGAAACTGCCAgacagatcaag GTCCATGTCCAGACTCTGGAGAATCAGGTGATGATCCCCACTTCAAGATGCCTCTGCATTTTAGTTTTAGAGTTTTATTGTAGAGTATTTATCCAAATTATAATCCTGCCCCGAGGGTAA